Proteins encoded together in one Epinephelus lanceolatus isolate andai-2023 chromosome 4, ASM4190304v1, whole genome shotgun sequence window:
- the ssr3 gene encoding translocon-associated protein subunit gamma, translating into MAPKGSNKQQSEEDLLLQDFSRNLSAKSTALFYGNALIVSAIPIWLFWRIWHMDLVQSAVLYAVMTLVSTYLVAFAYKNVKFVLKHKVAQKREDAVSKEVTRKLSEADNRKMSRKEKDERILWKKNEVADYEATTFSIFYNNTLFLVLVIVSSFFLLKNFNPTVNYILSISASSGLIALLSTGSK; encoded by the exons ATGGCTCCTAAAGGCAGCAACAAGCAGCAGTCAGAGGAAGACCTTCTCCTTCAGGACTTCAGCAGAAACCTTTCAGCCAAGTCCACCGCTCTGTTTTACGGAAATGCACTCATCGTTTCTGCCATCCCCATCT GGCTGTTCTGGAGGATTTGGCACATGGACCTTGTCCAGTCTGCAGTCTTGTACGCTGTGATGACCCTGGTCAGCACCTACCTGGTGGCCTTTGCGTACAAGAACGTCAAGTTTGTTCTCAAACACAA AGTTGCCCAGAAACGTGAGGATGCCGTTTCCAAGGAGGTGACCAGGAAGCTGTCCGAGGCAGACAACCGCAAGATGTCCCGCAAGGAGAaagatgagag gATCCTATGGAAGAAGAATGAGGTTGCCGACTACGAAGCCACCACCTTCTCCATCTTCTATAACAACACCCTCTTCCTGGTGCTCGTCATcgtctcctccttcttcttgcTCAAGAACTTCAACCCCACCGT CAACTACATTCTGTCCATCAGTGCCTCATCAGGACTCATTGCTCTGCTGTCTACAGGCTCCAAGTAA